The nucleotide sequence GGATCATCACCAGCATCCGCATCCGGGCCAATGGGGGCGGCAGTGGGGGCGGCTGGCTGTCCCCCGCCGCGCCTTACACATGGCTCCGGGCGACGATGAAACACGGCATTGTCATTCCCGCACAGGCAACCAGCCTGTTCATGGTCCTGCCATGCGTCTCCCTGGTTGCAACCGCGCTGGCCGCCTTCCTGACGCCTTCCTTTCTGATCGACGGCCCTGTGACCGGAGAAGGCGACGCCATCCTCATCCTGGGCCTGCTGTCACTGTCCCTGATCGCCAGAATCATGGGGAGCATGGATACGGGGCTGAGCCAGAACAGTATCGGCACGCTGCGACAGGGCGGAGAGGTTCTGTGGATGGAGTTGATTGTAACCCTCAGCCTCTCCGCCCTGACGATGCTGGGCGGAAACCCGGTCCTGACAGCCCTGCATACGACCGGGATGATCTCCGGTGGCACCTTGCTGATCTCATTGCTGCTGCCAGGCCTGTGCCTTGCCGCGCTGGCCGGAGCAGGGATGTTGCGCACGCCATCAGAAGACATGCCGCATCTCTCCGGCCCGCTGCTGGCCATGGCTTCTTATGAACGGTCCCTGCGTCTGTTGACCTGGATCAGCGTCATGGCGATCGTTTTTCTGCCTTTTGACATGATCTCCCTTCAGGCCGGCCTCCTGCACTGGGGCTTCGCCATTCTGACATGGGGCGGCAAAATCCTGTTTCTGGCCGCTCTGCTGGGTCTGGCGCAGGCGCTGCTGCCTTTTCCGGCGGCCGGACGGGGAGCTGCGTTCCTGCTGCTGGGCAGCGTCTTTACCCTTCTGGCCGTCCTGTGCCTGCTGGCGGGACAATATCCGGCATGACCATCACACCCGGCACCATTTTCATCCCGCTTCTGGCGATGATCCTGCTCTCCGCTATGATCGCCGCGCTCTGCACCCGGCTTCGGGCCGCGCGACAGGCGGTATTGGCTCAAGCCTTGCTGGTAACAATCGTGGCCGCGGCAAATGCCTCGTTAACGGCTTTCTGTCTGCCTGATCGCCCGGCCTGGCCCATGGCCGGAGTTGCTCTCACGGTGCTGCTGGCAGGGTTGTTTCTGGGGCATAGATGGCGGAGCAGGCCGCTCGCCTTGTCATCAGAACCGGATCTCAAGACTGATCAGCCAACCCTGCCCGATACAGTCTGGATGATGGGAACCGGCCTGATTATCGCCTTGGTCGTCTCCGGCGGCATCGGATTGACGCCTGTTGTCTCTCACGCTCCGGTATCCGCCGCGACGCTACCCATAGTCGCGCCCGATCCCGCAACGGTGATCGCCATCAGCCTGACGATGGGGATGCTGTCTCTGCTATGGCTGGCCCGTGATAGCAGGGTTGGTTTCCTCGGCCCGGCACTGCTTCAGGCCGGGCTGGCAATCGCACTGGTCATGAGTGCGCTGGATACTCACCGGCTGATACCGCTCTACACCCTGCTGGGTCTGCTGCCCGCTTTGCTGACGGAAGAAGCCTTCCGCCTTCTGCGCCAGCGGGAAGCAAGGGCTGAGACGGAGGCTGCACCATGACGGATCACGCCCCCGATTGGCTTTCCCTTCTGACCGATCCGGCATGGTGGCCTTGGCTGCTGCCACTGCCGTCGCTGTTGACCGCCGCACTGAGCATGGCGCTGTCCGGCTGGCAGGGAGCAGCCTGGGCCGGTCTGGTATCCGCCTTTCTGACGCTGGGGCTGGCAGCTGGGGGGATGGCCGCTGGGGGGATGGCAGAGGCTTCATCGACCACCATGGCATCTGATCCGGCCGCGGGAGGAGCGTTGCTCACGGCCCTGATCAGCGTGATGGCCGCCACATCCTGGCTTGGCTGGTGCGCGGATGAAGTCGCTGCCATGCGTATCTCCCTCGCCCGATTGAAAATCCTGGCAGTCGGGCAGCAAACCGCATTGGCGGGAATTCTGCTGGCCTTTGCCCCCTCTCCATGGGCAGGCTGGGCCGGGATCAGCATCGCCATAGCCGTGCTGACTGTTTTGACCGCTTTATTCGGCTCTGCATTCCCCTCTTCGGCCCTATCCCGACGGAAAGAGACGCTGACAGTCGGGATCATGGCCTGTCTGCTGTCCCTGTTCGGCCTGATCATCCTTCAGGCGTCCTCCGCCGGCCTCCCTTTTTCCGGACAGGGGCACGGTCTGGTCCCCACCATGCCAGGCCTGATCTGCCTTGCCG is from Granulibacter bethesdensis and encodes:
- a CDS encoding NADH-quinone oxidoreductase subunit H — translated: MTGNISGNISASFFSPALHIVLHIVLLALLAPLVSGIITSIRIRANGGGSGGGWLSPAAPYTWLRATMKHGIVIPAQATSLFMVLPCVSLVATALAAFLTPSFLIDGPVTGEGDAILILGLLSLSLIARIMGSMDTGLSQNSIGTLRQGGEVLWMELIVTLSLSALTMLGGNPVLTALHTTGMISGGTLLISLLLPGLCLAALAGAGMLRTPSEDMPHLSGPLLAMASYERSLRLLTWISVMAIVFLPFDMISLQAGLLHWGFAILTWGGKILFLAALLGLAQALLPFPAAGRGAAFLLLGSVFTLLAVLCLLAGQYPA